TGGGGCGGCGTGCCGGTGCTGGTCGGCTACCGGGGCGACTTCAAGCTGCGGTGGATGGCGACCAAGCTGCACCTGTTCACGATCGCCGCGCCCGCGGCGCTGGTCACGGCCGCCACCCTGGAGGCGTTCAGCACCTCGGCAATGGACTACGTACTGGCCCGCAAGGGGCAACTGCGCGGCTTCCAGAACGGGGTGGCGGTGATCCCCGCACTGGTCGGCACCCAGATCGAGCCGGCGGCCTCGGCCTGGGCGCAGGAGAAGCAGCGGGTGAAGTTCGCCGCGCTCGCCCGACCGGTGGCAGTGGACGCCGGCACCGGCGTGGCCGCCGCGTACCGCGGCAACCCGGCCCTCGGCATCATCTACGCCGCCCACCTGCGCAGCAAGCTGAACGCGTACTTCCCGGTCGCCTGACGCGAAGCGGTCCCTGACGCACGGCACGGGGCCCGGTCACCAACGGGTCAGGAGCGCTGCTCGACGTGACAAGCGAACGCGGTGGCCGGTCCATCCACGAGGGACGGTCCGACCACCGCGACGGTGGCGCTGCGATCTTCTCAGGCGGGCAGGCTCGCCGCCCCACGCGGCAGGAACCGCTGGCCGGTGACCCGCTCGGAGGTGCCGGTCCGATCCAGGTACGGCGTGACGCCGCCCAGGTGGAACGGCCAACCGGCGCCGAGGATCATGCACAGGTCGATGTCCTGCGCCTCGGCGACCACACCCTCGTCCAGCATCAGCCGGATCTCCTGCGCGAGCGCGTCGAGCGCGTTCTGCCGTACCTGCTCGGCGGTCAGCGGCTCGTCACCGACGACGAGCAGCTTGGCGACCTCGTCGTTGACCTGGTCGTCGACCACGATCGGCTGGCCCGAGTCGGCGATCCGCTTCAGGTTCTCGCTGACGCCGTACCGGTCCGGGTACGCCGCGTGCAGGGTGCCGCCCACGTGGTACGCCACGGCCGGACCGACCAGTTGGAGCAGGGCGAGCGGGCG
The window above is part of the Micromonospora sp. LH3U1 genome. Proteins encoded here:
- a CDS encoding levansucrase; this encodes MGTTATEPVQAYLTATGERLRADGCEVTIEDWGGVPVLVGYRGDFKLRWMATKLHLFTIAAPAALVTAATLEAFSTSAMDYVLARKGQLRGFQNGVAVIPALVGTQIEPAASAWAQEKQRVKFAALARPVAVDAGTGVAAAYRGNPALGIIYAAHLRSKLNAYFPVA